In a genomic window of Gossypium arboreum isolate Shixiya-1 chromosome 9, ASM2569848v2, whole genome shotgun sequence:
- the LOC108455217 gene encoding galactinol synthase 2-like: MSPNVVVSGNNPNRAYVTFLAGNGDYVKGVVGLAKGLRKAKSLYPFVVAVLPDVPCDHREILRSQGCIVREIEPVYPPENQTQFAMAYYVINYSKLRIWEFVEYEKMIYLDGDIQVMDNIDHLFELEDGYFYAVMDCFCEKTWSNSPQYKIGYCQQCPEKTKWPVGMGSPPPRYFNAGMFVYQPCLFTYCRLLETLKVTPPTSFAEQDFLNMFFSDIYKPIPPTYNLVLALLWRHPENIDLDQVKVVHYCAAGSKPWRYTGKEENMDREDIKLLVHQWWDIYEDESLDYKNNNVITRATIDEPEKLGSLVSTTLSEDDDGVVNPQWTAPSAA; this comes from the exons ATGTCCCCAAATGTTGTTGTCTCTGGTAATAATCCCAACAGGGCTTATGTGACTTTCTTGGCCGGCAATGGTGATTATGTCAAAGGTGTTGTTGGTTTAGCCAAGGGTTTACGGAAGGCTAAATCGTTGTACCCTTTCGTGGTGGCTGTTCTCCCTGATGTGCCATGCGACCACCGCGAGATCCTTCGGTCCCAAGGATGTATTGTTCGAGAGATTGAACCGGTTTATCCGCCGGAGAATCAGACCCAGTTTGCCATGGCTTATTATGTCATCAATTATTCCAAACTTCGTATTTGGGag tttGTGGAATATGAGAAAATGATATACTTAGATGGTGACATTCAAGTTATGGACAATATTGATCACCTTTTCGAGTTAGAGGACGGGTATTTTTATGCTGTTATGGACTGTTTCTGTGAGAAAACATGGTCCAATTCTCCTCAATACAAGATCGGATATTGTCAGCAATGCCCGGAAAAGACGAAGTGGCCAGTTGGAATGGGGTCGCCGCCGCCGCGCTACTTCAATGCTGGCATGTTCGTTTATCAACCTTGCCTTTTCACTTATTGTCGCCTCTTAGAGACCCTCAAAGTCACCCCTCCTACTTCTTTTGCTGAGCAG GACTTTCTGAATATGTTCTTTAGCGATATTTACAAACCAATCCCTCCTACTTACAACCTTGTCTTGGCTCTACTATGGCGTCACCCTGAAAATATAGATCTTGACCAAGTCAAAGTCGTTCACTACTGTGCTGCG GGATCAAAGCCATGGAGGTACACCGGTAAAGAAGAGAACATGGATAGGGAAGACATAAAGTTATTGGTTCATCAATGGTGGGATATTTATGAAGATGAATCTTTGGATTACAAGAATAATAATGTTATTACGAGAGCCACCATTGATGAACCAGAAAAGCTTGGTTCCTTGGTCTCTACTACCTTGTCTGAAGATGATGATGGTGTTGTTAACCCCCAGTGGACTGCTCCCTCAGCTGCTTAA